The DNA window ccaagtctcCAGCTCCTAAGCCAAAGCAGGGTGAGAATATGAACACACGGTGGCACAACCTAGAGGTCATTTCTAACAGTTCAGGAATGACTTTCCATTTTAGTAAACTGAAGCCCAGGGAAAAAGCCACTGGTCCACTAAGTAGGATGTGGCCCCATCTATCGTGTAGGAAGAGTGCAGGTGTGCGCAGGTTGTAATACAAGTGGCCAGCAGGTTCTTCTCCACCtgctttgaagcagggtctctcagccAAGCCTCGGATCTCACCATAGGAGTTCTGGGACTACAGACGCGCCCTATAGCAATGGGCTTATGTGGCTGTTgggctcttacctgctgagccacctatCTGGCCCCCTTGAAATCAGGAGGCGAGAGGGGCCTGCAGCTGGGAGCTCTTCATGCACACTCTACCACAGCCTCTCGAAGTGCAGGAAATCAGTGCGCAGCTGTGCCTTGCAACCgactggagtttttgttttttaaatgagactgggtctctctgaagcccaggctggccctaggGGTGAGTCACAACTGCTCAAGACCCTCTGGGGCACTGCTGCTATTACACATGCTGTCAGTGATTAATTGGTGTCATAGTTGGGAGGCCACCAACGAGGCTCACCCATGAAGAACCTGTCACCCTCTGTTCCAACCAGTCTTTGGCCCCTCACAGTCTGTTCCCCAGTTACAAGGTTTCCATAGTTCCCTTTGGCTGTAGTAAGTACCCTTTCTTCATGTTGGGTCAGGTGCCTCTGGGAGCTCTCCTGATGGTGGGCCTATCTCTGAagtcctcacacagacagacccaGACTGCTGGGCCAGGGTAGTACCTATCCTCGGTGACCTGTCCATAGAGGAAGGTTGAGGGCAGATGGAAGAGTCCAGACAGGTAGTCACTGTATTTTATTGGAAAAcattgatatatatttttcttcacagcTTGAACTGAACACAATATTGCccggtttaaaaacaaaaacaaaaataaaaaacgaaacaaaaaacaaaaaccgaaaCATTCCGCAAAGTCCACAGCCTTACGCCTACCTGCCCTTACCCTCAGCTCTTGGCTGGGTCTCCCAATAtgccctgtccctccctccctcaaggcTGGTGCCAAGGGGTGGAAAGGAGTCTCAAAGCTGGGCAGGTCCCAGCAAAAGCAATGTGATCGCCCTGGGGGGCTGGatgagaacagagaaaggaaacgAACCCAGACTGAACTGCCCACGTTGACTGACATATGTCCCAGAGGCTAGAGTCAGAAGCAAGGGCGCGGATCATGCTCTCCGCCGGGGAGTGGGGCAGGCAGGGCGAGGAGGGCAGAGGCGGGCAAAAAGCAATGCCAAGTCACCACGGAGGGGCAGGAGGTGCCCGCTGCGTGCTCTGCGCGGTGGCCCACAGAAGTGTTTATTGCAGGTTGGTTCTTGTGAGCATGGTGGGGctcatctcccctctccccacccttcctTTAGTTGGCCCGGCATGTTAGGACAAAAATCAAAGTTTTAGGGGGCataaaggggaagaagaaaaaagatcacCAGCACATTACACAGCGACCATCCCCCACATCATTCTTGGACCAGCCCTGAACTGGGCAGGTGGCTGGGGGCGCCATGGGGGGAGCGGCATGGGATGTTAGCACCAGGTATTTACAGAACAGCCTGAGACCGCTGGAGGGATGAGGGCAAGTGTGATCGGCAGCATGGCCGATGACAGTCCCCCACCCAGCTTGACCTCAGAAAGCCAGCCAGATGGTTTCAGAACAGACCCGAGTGCTGTCCGCTCTGTCCGTCCCCCTCCAGTAGTGAAAGCATGTTAGCTTCCAAGACCTTCCTGCCCCTTCCCAaccctcccacccctaccccccatCCTGGGTCACATCCTGTCACTGCCACACTTCCTCGACTCAGTCCTGGAACACCCCCTCTTGGCACCCCGCCCCACAGGCTGCTGGGTTTGCACATAGAATCACAGGGCTGGGGTGCATGCAACAGTGGCAGAGGACATGCTCCTCCACTTGGCAAAAGCCTGGCTCCCCTCCCCACTGGGCAGGGACAGGACTGGTGGTCACCCCAGCACCCAAAGAAgggcaaacagaaggaaacaaaccaaaaacgGAGGAGAGCCATCCgggctggaggaggagggcagaggctcCCCAGGGCAATGGGGTTCACCTTATGAATGCATCAGGCCTGGAAAATGGGAATGGAAGGGGGGAGGCCAAAGGAAGCGATGAGGGACATGGAGGGACAGTcaggaggatggggaaagagcAGTCATGCAGCTTGGGACAAATCTTTTGTTGCTTTATCAGATTCTCAGTCAATCAATTGGTGTTTGCTAGAACCGGGTACGCAGGGGAGTGTTGAAGAGAGGAGAGCGCGAGAAGAGATCAGGAGAACGGGCATGGCCAGCTGCCCGGGCCTTCACTTCGCAGTCATCATCTGTACAAACTCTGCCAAGAGATGTGGAGTTGAGTCCACCACAAGCTAAACCCTGCGAGTCTCCCAGCTCCAGGGCATGGAGGACCTGCCCAACACAACTCACCTTCATAATTGACCTGGCCATCTCCATCAATGTCAGCCTCTCGGATCATTTCGTCCACTTCCTCATCCGTCAGCTTCTCCCCCAGGTTCGTCATGACGTGACGCAGCTCAGCGGCACTGATATAGCCATTCCCATCCTGGGGTTTAGGGACAAAGGCTTGTCACTCAGCTTCCCCTGCTTGGAGAGCTGTAGTGGCCTCCCCATATACCGGGAGAAGGGGTTCTGGAAGTGCAGAGGCATCTGTCATAGGGACTGACTGCTTACCTTGTCAAAGACACGGAAGGCCTCTCGGATCTCCTCCTCACTGTCTGTATCCTTCATCTTTCTAGCCATCATGGTCAGGAACTCTGGGAAGTCAATGGTCCCATTGCCTGGAAGTGCAGGGAGGTAGGTGTTACCCAGAGCCCTGAGGTCACGAGTGAGCAGAGTGGGTGAGCACACTCTTAGGAGCTCACCGTCTGCGTCCACCTCATTGATCATGTCCTGCAGTTCAGCCTCAGTAGGGTTCTGCCCCAGCGATCTCATCACAGTCCCCAGCTCCTTGGTGGTAATGGTGCCATCTCCATCCTTGTCAAAGAGGGAGAAGGCTTCCTTGAactctggggaaagaaaggaatgtgCTAGCAGTCAAGGGTTACAGCAGTCACCTGTTTTcaggtggagaaggaagacacAGGGGTCAGGGCCCACCCTCCTCAGTGCTCACTCTTTCCTCAGCCCATCAGGCCAAGTGATCCGGCCCGACAGCTGTCCTCTCACAGCTCTCCACCTCTCACACGATGCACCGGACCAAAGTGATGGAGTGGCTAAGAGGCAAGACAATTGTCCACCTCAAGTTCACTAGCCAGGTCAACTggcaggaggggaaggagagactgCAGAGGCTTTGTGCCAACCTCAAAAGGAAATGTGACATCAAATTCCTTCTGTTGTGCACTGCCAGCCCAGTCCCCAGCCGTGGGTGCTACCAGCCTCCAGAGGAGGCGTCAGCTTGTGGGGGTGGTGATGTGTGGGGCAGTCCACAGCAGGGCTTGGTAGATGGGCAGTATGTggggctgagtcaggaggacagGAGTGTGGTGCTGAGTGGGAAGGCCACAGCTGGGGCTGCatcaggagaagggagagaagcatGTGGCTCCTGCCCTCCCACTGGGCCCACTTTGGCACCcagagctccccacccccaaaccctcTGAGAACAGATGCCTGGCAGCCTGTTCTCAAGAGGGTgtgggctgggggcgggggtggtGGAGGGGGGTGGTGGACATTTTGCTAATGGGCTCAGGGTGAAAAGCAAGGTGTTTGTGCTATAGGAGGGCCAGGCTGGGGATGGGAGGGACACACACTGCTGGGCAGCTGTGACCTGAGCTTCTGGGCTCGGGGAAGTAGTCCAAGTCTCCTTGGGGATGCTGTCATCTCCCCATGCTGAGGCCTGGctgctgggggtggtggtggggggcaggCAGTCGAGAGCGGGTCATGGACCCATGAGTTCATGACCAATAAACAATTCTAATCTTTCAGCTTTCCTTGGTGTGTCTCTAGCTGCTCAGGGCCAAAGTGTGACTCTGAGAAGACAGGTCCTCTCCTAATAGGTCATGGACAGCAAAGCTGAGGGCAGAGACCTTCTTTTCTCTTACTTTGGCCTCTGGTCAGTTGTGTAGCGACCTATGGTTAGGAGATATCCCAGGAATGCCACAGgctgtggaggggggaggggcagaagcaCAGAAACCTAGATCACAGCTCCATCAGTCCTCCAGCTGGTCTTCCTGGGGGTTGGGTTGGGggccacaaaaataaaaccacatgggGTCTAGGGGGGTTTGTTTAGCTTATGTGAGGCAGGAGATTGTTGTTTACACAGGAAGAATTTATGGGGTGCCCACTATGCTCCAGGTATTGAGGATAGGGCAGCAGCTAACACAACCAACTGCAATGCTCTAGGAACTGATTCCTGGTGCCAGgcaataacaggaaaaaaaaaaaaaaaccaaacagaacaccTGTGGCCCATCAGACAGGCCTGTACCACACAGGCAGGAgtgatggagagaaaggagagcccTGTttgaggtggagtcagggaagcTAAGCTCTATCAGAGACAGGgtaggaagaggaaaaaggaagcaagTGAGCGAGTGGAGGTGGGAGTGGCCAGCCAAAAGCAAGGGAGGCAGGGGTACACCTCCTCAGTTTGGTTGGCCGGAACTGGGAGGGCCAGCTGGGCGGGATGTGCAGGAGAGCTTCACTTCAAGGCCCCAGTGAGCTGTGTCAGGAGGAGACTGACAGCCCTTGCAGCCTGACCGAGGGCTGTGGGGAAGGTGTGGCAGTGTCCGCTAAACTTTTCTGCACATTCACCAGCATTCTAGCTGCAGCCCTGGACACACATCATCAGATCAGGGGTGAGCTAAGATCCTGCTTCAGAGTGGCACTCACCTGCAATCTGTTCTTCAGTCAGCTGGTCAGcctggaaaaggaggaaggagaataagTTGCAGTGCTAAGCCTCCCACCTGGGATGTGGTGTCCTGCCCCTGCCCAGACCCCTCTGCTGAGGCCACTTTCATAAGGTGCACCTGGGCAAGGGAATCGCGTGCCCGAGTCAGGACCCACAAGTCAGGTGCTAGGGAGGGCTGCAACCACAGGCGGGCTGAGGAAGCACCCAGCCTGGGAGCAGGGCTGCTCCAACTCCAACCTGGATACAGAGCATGCAGTGCTGAGGCTGCGTTTAGGGAgccccagaggctgaggcaagaagcaGCTGCCCTAGAGGCCTCATCAAGTGCTCTAGAAGGCTCCAAAGCAAAACAGGCCAGTCCTTGGGTAGGGTGGAGGGAAGCTGCCTGGGGCTATCTTCGCTAGCTTCTCATTTGGAGATACTAGGCTGTAAGTGGCAACACTTCTTTTAACTGGTGTCTCCAAGTTGCTCCAGGGCCTGAAAGAACCCTGGTCAGGGGAGAGGCTGCTCTAGCCACTCAAGTGCCAGGTAGGAATAGGGCACCATTCTGTTCTGTTACTTTTGGGTAAGAGGGGCAAGCGACAGGAAGTGACTGCAGCAGGCAGCCATGGTGGCAAAGGACTGAAGTCTGCTTGAGCTTCAGCCTTTCCAATTCAGCACTGCAGTTTTTAACCCTTTTCAGTCCAGGCTTCAGCACCTGCTTCATCTAGGGTTGCATGGAGGAGGTAAAGTGCTCAGCTCTTCCTTCACTACAGCCCTGGTTATTTGTGGTGCAGAGGTCCTAgagggaggagtgaatgggggttgGATCTCAACTTCTAAGTTATaaggctaattttatttttgctgtgagAATCCCTGGGCCACTGTAATCCACgatgcttcctttcctttttccatgaGGGCAAGGAGTACGAAGGCCACAGCAGGGTCCCAGCCTGAGCTTGGAGGCCCCAGAAATGGAATGAACTATGGCAGGCATGCATATCATTCTAGTAAGGTTCTGGAGCTTCTAGCAGAGGCCACAAACACTGCCCACCCTTACACCTTGAGCTAGTCTTGCAAACACTAGCCCACCCCACTCCATATTCATAATGATGCACA is part of the Arvicola amphibius chromosome 8, mArvAmp1.2, whole genome shotgun sequence genome and encodes:
- the Calm3 gene encoding calmodulin-3, whose protein sequence is MADQLTEEQIAEFKEAFSLFDKDGDGTITTKELGTVMRSLGQNPTEAELQDMINEVDADGNGTIDFPEFLTMMARKMKDTDSEEEIREAFRVFDKDGNGYISAAELRHVMTNLGEKLTDEEVDEMIREADIDGDGQVNYEEFVQMMTAK